The following proteins come from a genomic window of Iamia sp. SCSIO 61187:
- a CDS encoding adenylate/guanylate cyclase domain-containing protein: MECTQCGSMVPAGARFCPACGHPTTGPIDERRVVTVLFADIVGFTTLSETMDPERVKRLVDGWFERLVADITAFGGRVDKIVGDGILALFGAPVAHEDDAERAVRAALRMQDTLAAISARTATGGEASPRVQMRIGVNTGEVLVGALRAGGATTAMGDVVNTASRLQTAARPGEVLVGPTTHSATAHCIDFQHRGLLTARGRDAPVEAWAATRALLPPGQRPARHEAPLVGRNRELGLVDAAVGAALGHQRALVGIVVGDTGVGKTRLVREAAERMAAGRDVLLLDGRCVPYGEANVWWPLAEALYAHCELEASADHDEVHAAVWARVAAALGDECPDEDLDRVAVGLLTLMGRDPALDSRDPARAREAAVDAFVDFLEGHARRRPVILLLSDIHWADDDLLELIETLLVRLARCPVVVLATARQAVRDRWNPPPGRHDTFVLNLDPLDQAAAEELLTSLHGDTVPDALRADILNRSGGNPFFLEELVALVDCDGDHALRPGLPDTLRGIVAARLDALGPTERAVLTDAAVIGRRGPVVALREMSRALHREADIDAVLATLVATELLEVDTGYWGFRSEIAREVAYATLPKAERAKRHAGIAAWIEERLLEDVSLDLDDPRAEELVATSPDVDDATVNRLAHHWAAAAEVEVEMGDLASVPARARDRAVCWLTASARRAQRRDVLAAAERGYDRAIQLAGPEPVARRVRLLVARARVRSDRWDLAGAREDAEAALSGATATGDRSVEAAAVLRLGEIEQRTGDTDAAAARLRHAADRFAAESDDRGRGEALRLLGLSHMFAGELDAARSALAEAEEAFVRAGDPAGQGWVAQNLAWVGMLVGDVAATEAQVDRALALFGEVDEIVGRAWARGLLAFVRFAQGRREEAQQLADEILDVTGAQEDKWATAMMRGLVGSLRLWAGDVTDALTHTAVATQSFRDLGDPWGLAVSLATHGRALAMSGRVDAGFAAVRESATVGRGPGRGGVGDIATVALAVQVGEPERAALALAQVRGQADATLGAIEADATFALAALQEGQRPEVPATGGRAFGYAAAAVVAAGRGELDAALAAADAVPGCDEATYLDRALAEVAAGLALVRAERADEGWPRLAAAREAVAATDDRVGQAVVGLASAVAAEAAGRPDAVAERSAAAIALARIGLVAGGWETAFRQAAGIAVSAATA, encoded by the coding sequence GTGGAGTGCACGCAATGCGGATCGATGGTGCCTGCGGGCGCCCGGTTCTGCCCCGCGTGCGGCCACCCCACGACCGGACCGATCGACGAGCGCCGGGTCGTCACGGTGCTCTTCGCCGACATCGTCGGGTTCACGACGCTGTCGGAGACCATGGACCCGGAGCGGGTGAAGCGCCTCGTCGACGGCTGGTTCGAGCGCCTGGTGGCCGACATCACCGCCTTCGGCGGCCGGGTCGACAAGATCGTCGGCGACGGGATCCTGGCCCTGTTCGGCGCACCCGTCGCCCACGAGGACGACGCCGAGCGCGCCGTCCGCGCCGCCCTGCGGATGCAGGACACCCTCGCCGCCATCTCGGCCCGGACAGCGACCGGCGGCGAGGCGTCGCCGCGCGTCCAGATGCGGATCGGGGTCAACACCGGCGAGGTCCTCGTCGGTGCCCTCCGCGCCGGCGGGGCGACCACCGCCATGGGCGACGTGGTCAACACCGCCAGCCGGCTCCAGACCGCGGCCCGCCCCGGCGAGGTCCTCGTGGGGCCCACCACCCACTCGGCCACGGCGCACTGCATCGACTTCCAGCACCGCGGCCTGCTCACCGCCCGCGGCCGCGACGCGCCGGTCGAGGCGTGGGCCGCCACCCGCGCCCTGCTGCCCCCCGGGCAGCGGCCGGCGCGCCACGAGGCGCCGCTCGTCGGGCGCAACCGCGAGCTCGGGCTCGTCGACGCCGCCGTCGGCGCCGCCCTCGGGCACCAGCGGGCGCTGGTCGGCATCGTCGTGGGCGACACGGGGGTGGGCAAGACCCGCCTGGTGCGCGAGGCGGCCGAGCGCATGGCCGCCGGCCGTGACGTCCTGCTCCTCGACGGTCGGTGCGTCCCCTACGGCGAGGCCAACGTGTGGTGGCCGCTGGCCGAGGCCCTCTACGCCCACTGCGAGCTCGAGGCGTCGGCCGACCACGACGAGGTCCACGCCGCGGTGTGGGCCCGGGTGGCGGCGGCCCTGGGCGACGAGTGTCCCGACGAGGACCTCGACCGCGTCGCCGTCGGCCTGCTCACGCTGATGGGGCGGGACCCGGCCCTCGACAGCCGGGACCCGGCGCGGGCCCGGGAGGCCGCGGTCGACGCCTTCGTCGACTTCCTCGAGGGCCACGCCCGGCGGCGGCCGGTCATCCTCCTGCTGTCGGACATCCACTGGGCCGACGACGACCTGCTCGAGCTGATCGAGACGCTGCTCGTCCGGCTGGCCCGCTGCCCGGTGGTCGTGCTGGCCACGGCGCGGCAGGCCGTGCGGGACCGGTGGAACCCGCCGCCGGGGCGCCACGACACCTTCGTCCTCAACCTCGACCCGCTGGACCAGGCGGCGGCCGAGGAGCTGCTGACCTCGCTGCACGGCGACACCGTCCCCGACGCCCTGCGCGCCGACATCCTCAACCGCAGTGGCGGCAACCCGTTCTTCCTCGAGGAGCTGGTGGCGCTCGTCGACTGCGACGGCGACCACGCCCTCCGGCCCGGCCTCCCCGACACCCTGCGGGGCATCGTCGCCGCCCGCCTCGACGCCCTGGGCCCGACCGAGCGGGCCGTCCTCACCGATGCGGCCGTCATCGGGCGCCGGGGCCCCGTCGTGGCCCTCCGCGAGATGAGCCGCGCCCTCCACCGCGAGGCCGACATCGACGCCGTGCTGGCCACGCTCGTCGCCACCGAGCTGCTCGAGGTCGACACCGGCTACTGGGGCTTCCGCTCCGAGATCGCCCGCGAGGTCGCCTACGCCACCCTGCCGAAGGCCGAGCGGGCCAAGCGCCACGCCGGCATCGCCGCCTGGATCGAGGAGCGGCTGCTCGAGGACGTCTCGCTCGACCTCGACGACCCCCGGGCCGAGGAGCTGGTGGCCACCTCGCCCGACGTCGACGACGCCACGGTCAACCGCCTCGCCCACCACTGGGCCGCCGCCGCCGAGGTCGAGGTGGAGATGGGCGACCTGGCGTCGGTGCCGGCCCGGGCCCGCGACCGCGCCGTGTGCTGGCTCACCGCCTCGGCCCGCCGGGCCCAGCGCCGTGACGTGCTGGCCGCGGCGGAGCGGGGCTACGACCGCGCCATCCAGCTGGCCGGTCCCGAGCCGGTGGCGCGCCGGGTGCGCCTGCTCGTCGCCCGGGCCCGCGTCCGCTCCGACCGGTGGGACCTGGCCGGGGCCCGGGAGGACGCCGAGGCCGCCCTGTCGGGCGCGACGGCCACCGGTGACCGCAGCGTCGAGGCCGCGGCCGTGCTCCGCCTGGGCGAGATCGAGCAGCGGACCGGCGACACCGATGCCGCCGCCGCCCGGCTGCGCCACGCCGCCGACCGCTTCGCGGCCGAGAGCGACGACCGGGGCCGGGGCGAGGCGCTCCGGCTGCTCGGCCTGTCGCACATGTTCGCCGGCGAGCTCGACGCCGCCCGCAGCGCCCTGGCCGAGGCCGAGGAGGCGTTCGTCCGGGCCGGTGACCCCGCCGGTCAGGGCTGGGTCGCCCAGAACCTGGCGTGGGTCGGGATGCTCGTCGGCGACGTGGCCGCCACCGAGGCGCAGGTCGACCGGGCCCTCGCCCTCTTCGGCGAGGTCGACGAGATCGTGGGCCGGGCGTGGGCCCGGGGCCTGCTCGCCTTCGTGCGGTTCGCCCAGGGGCGGCGGGAGGAGGCCCAGCAGCTGGCCGACGAGATCCTCGACGTGACCGGCGCCCAGGAGGACAAGTGGGCCACGGCCATGATGCGGGGCCTGGTCGGGTCGCTGCGGCTGTGGGCCGGCGACGTCACCGACGCCCTCACCCACACCGCCGTCGCCACCCAGTCGTTCCGGGACCTGGGCGACCCGTGGGGCCTGGCCGTCAGCCTGGCCACCCACGGCCGGGCCCTGGCCATGAGCGGGCGGGTCGACGCCGGCTTCGCCGCCGTCCGGGAGTCCGCCACCGTGGGCCGCGGGCCGGGGCGCGGCGGCGTGGGCGACATCGCCACGGTGGCCCTGGCCGTCCAGGTCGGCGAGCCCGAGCGGGCCGCCCTGGCGCTGGCCCAGGTCCGCGGCCAGGCCGACGCGACCCTCGGCGCCATCGAGGCCGACGCCACCTTCGCCCTCGCCGCCCTCCAGGAGGGCCAGCGGCCCGAGGTCCCCGCCACCGGGGGCCGGGCCTTCGGCTACGCCGCCGCCGCCGTGGTCGCCGCCGGACGGGGCGAGCTCGACGCCGCCCTGGCCGCGGCCGACGCCGTGCCCGGCTGCGACGAGGCGACCTACCTCGACCGGGCCCTGGCCGAGGTCGCGGCCGGGCTCGCCCTCGTGCGGGCCGAGCGGGCCGACGAGGGCTGGCCCCGCCTGGCCGCCGCCCGCGAGGCGGTGGCCGCCACCGACGACCGGGTCGGCCAGGCCGTCGTCGGCCTGGCCTCGGCGGTGGCCGCCGAGGCCGCGGGCCGGCCCGACGCCGTGGCCGAGAGGTCGGCCGCGGCCATCGCGCTGGCCCGCATCGGCCTGGTGGCCGGGGGCTGGGAGACGGCCTTCCGCCAGGCCGCCGGCATCGCCGTCTCGGCCGCCACCGCCTGA
- a CDS encoding peroxiredoxin gives MAVRLGDDAPNFTAETTEGTLDFYDWKGDSWAVLFSHPKDFTPVCTTELGRVAGLKPEFDKRDVKVIGLSVDELGNHGDWGQDIKDVTGNELNFPLIADTDRTVSDLYDMIHPNANDTLTVRSVFVIGPDNKVKLTLTYPASTGRNFDEILRVIDSLQLTAKHKVATPSDWKDGEDVIITGAVSDEEAAEQFPGYQTVKPYLRTTKQPG, from the coding sequence ATGGCCGTACGCCTGGGCGACGATGCCCCGAACTTCACCGCCGAGACCACCGAGGGCACCCTCGACTTCTACGACTGGAAGGGCGACTCGTGGGCGGTGCTGTTCAGCCACCCCAAGGACTTCACGCCGGTCTGCACGACCGAGCTGGGTCGGGTCGCCGGGCTCAAGCCCGAGTTCGACAAGCGGGACGTGAAGGTCATCGGTCTCTCGGTCGACGAGCTGGGCAACCACGGTGACTGGGGCCAGGACATCAAGGACGTCACCGGCAACGAGCTGAACTTCCCGCTCATCGCCGACACCGACCGCACGGTCAGCGACCTCTACGACATGATCCACCCCAACGCCAACGACACCCTCACGGTGCGCTCGGTGTTCGTGATCGGCCCCGACAACAAGGTCAAGCTCACCCTGACCTACCCGGCCTCCACGGGGCGCAACTTCGACGAGATCCTCCGCGTCATCGACTCCCTCCAGCTGACCGCCAAGCACAAGGTGGCCACCCCCTCGGACTGGAAGGACGGCGAGGACGTCATCATCACCGGCGCCGTCTCCGACGAGGAGGCCGCCGAGCAGTTCCCCGGCTACCAGACCGTCAAGCCCTACCTCCGCACCACCAAGCAGCCGGGCTAG
- a CDS encoding cation diffusion facilitator family transporter, with the protein MTGRGHRGTRAVVVALVTSVASAAAAVAAFVVTESSTLLAAAILPAAATVQHLLLLVAGRRTRRAADEEHPFGHGRERYYWSFAVTTVLVVLGAVAAVAEGVRTISDPAPVVDPEWAYAALAAGGVLAAVGLRVAVVQADAVRGRATWRRFVRNAEVPSLPAVIVQQTATITAALVGLGAVAAAELLDEAAWDGIGAVAIGALLGVVALVLLAQVRSLLIGRSATRKDVESIRAAVEIDPTVKQLIHLRTQHQGPEELFVGMRVELDHTLTFPEVSEVVNRIERTVRRAVPMARVMYIEPDVTDSRRAGPTIGEHEPGHEVPQEIRAKQKIEDRRGALGVGIPLEEGDREPS; encoded by the coding sequence ATGACCGGTCGAGGGCACCGCGGGACCCGAGCGGTCGTCGTCGCGCTCGTCACGAGCGTGGCCTCGGCCGCGGCCGCCGTCGCCGCCTTCGTCGTCACCGAGTCCTCCACGCTGCTGGCGGCGGCGATCCTGCCCGCGGCCGCCACGGTGCAGCACCTGCTGCTGCTCGTCGCCGGGCGCCGGACCCGCCGGGCCGCCGACGAGGAGCACCCGTTCGGCCACGGGCGGGAGCGCTACTACTGGAGCTTCGCGGTGACCACCGTGCTGGTCGTCCTCGGTGCCGTGGCCGCCGTCGCCGAGGGGGTCCGGACGATCTCGGACCCCGCGCCCGTCGTCGACCCCGAGTGGGCCTACGCCGCCCTCGCCGCCGGTGGCGTCCTCGCCGCCGTCGGCCTCCGCGTCGCCGTCGTCCAGGCCGATGCCGTGCGGGGCCGGGCCACCTGGCGGAGGTTCGTCCGCAACGCCGAGGTCCCGTCCCTCCCGGCGGTGATCGTCCAGCAGACGGCGACGATCACCGCCGCCCTGGTCGGCCTGGGCGCCGTCGCCGCCGCCGAGCTGCTCGACGAGGCCGCGTGGGACGGCATCGGCGCCGTGGCCATCGGCGCCCTGCTGGGCGTCGTGGCCCTCGTCCTGCTGGCCCAGGTGCGGTCGCTGCTCATCGGCCGGTCGGCCACCAGGAAGGACGTCGAGAGCATCCGGGCCGCGGTCGAGATCGATCCCACCGTCAAGCAGCTGATCCACCTGCGCACCCAGCACCAGGGGCCCGAGGAGCTCTTCGTCGGGATGCGGGTCGAGCTCGACCACACCCTCACCTTCCCCGAGGTTAGCGAGGTCGTGAACCGGATCGAGCGGACGGTGCGCCGGGCGGTGCCGATGGCCCGGGTCATGTACATCGAGCCCGACGTGACCGACTCCCGGCGGGCGGGCCCGACCATCGGCGAGCACGAGCCCGGTCACGAGGTCCCGCAGGAGATCCGGGCCAAGCAGAAGATCGAGGACCGGCGGGGCGCGCTCGGCGTCGGCATCCCCCTCGAGGAGGGCGACCGAGAGCCGTCTTGA
- a CDS encoding M20/M25/M40 family metallo-hydrolase translates to MAYDAALAATVVERTWDDEIVPALEDYIRIPNISPEYDPGWAEAGHMDRAAELVRAWLADRDVAGMTVEVVRLEGRTPVVLAEIPPSAGAHGTDADADADADTDTVLLYGHLDKQPPMAGWREGLAPFEPVIEGDLLYGRGGADDGYAAFASLTAVEAVRAAGGSHARCVVLIEASEESGSPDLPAYVEHLADRIGTPSLVVCLDSWSPDEERLWLTTSLRGLVQARLRVDVLREGVHSGMAGGVVPSSFRILRHLLDRVEDSATGALLLPELQGDVPDERRAQAEAAVAAGVDPRAEPPWVADPVDEDPVALMLANTWGPSLAVTGLGGAPPPEEAGNVLRAHTEAALSLRLPPGVDAATAAGALDRALTTAVPAGARVTLTILSAETGWAAPPTAGWLADALEGASTASFGAPAGSVGVGGSIPFMAMLGERFPDAQFVITGVLVPGSNAHGPNESLHIPTGKRVTAAVATVLAAHAGR, encoded by the coding sequence ATGGCGTACGACGCGGCGCTCGCCGCCACCGTGGTCGAGCGGACGTGGGACGACGAGATCGTCCCGGCGCTGGAGGACTACATCCGGATCCCCAACATCAGCCCCGAGTACGACCCGGGGTGGGCCGAGGCCGGCCACATGGACCGGGCCGCGGAGCTGGTGCGGGCGTGGCTGGCGGACCGCGACGTGGCGGGCATGACCGTCGAGGTCGTGCGGCTCGAGGGCCGGACGCCGGTGGTGCTGGCCGAGATCCCGCCGAGCGCGGGCGCCCACGGCACCGACGCCGACGCCGACGCCGACGCCGACACCGACACCGTCCTCCTCTACGGCCACCTGGACAAGCAGCCGCCGATGGCGGGCTGGCGCGAGGGCCTGGCCCCGTTCGAGCCGGTGATCGAGGGCGACCTCCTCTACGGCCGGGGCGGCGCCGACGACGGCTACGCCGCCTTCGCCTCCCTCACCGCCGTCGAGGCCGTGCGCGCCGCCGGGGGGAGCCACGCCCGCTGCGTCGTGCTGATCGAGGCGAGCGAGGAGTCGGGCAGCCCCGACCTCCCCGCCTACGTCGAGCACCTGGCCGACCGCATCGGCACCCCCAGCCTCGTCGTGTGCCTGGACTCGTGGTCGCCCGACGAGGAGCGGCTCTGGCTCACCACCTCGCTGCGGGGGCTGGTCCAGGCCCGGCTGCGGGTCGACGTCCTGCGCGAGGGCGTCCACTCCGGCATGGCCGGGGGCGTCGTGCCCTCGTCGTTCCGGATCCTCCGGCACCTGCTCGACCGGGTCGAGGACAGCGCCACCGGCGCCCTCCTGCTGCCCGAGCTCCAGGGCGACGTCCCCGACGAGCGCCGGGCCCAGGCCGAGGCGGCCGTCGCCGCCGGGGTCGACCCGCGGGCCGAGCCGCCGTGGGTCGCCGACCCCGTCGACGAGGACCCCGTCGCCCTGATGCTGGCGAACACGTGGGGGCCGTCGCTGGCGGTCACCGGGCTGGGCGGCGCGCCGCCGCCCGAGGAGGCCGGCAACGTGCTGCGGGCCCACACCGAGGCTGCCCTGTCGCTGCGGCTCCCGCCGGGGGTCGACGCCGCCACCGCGGCCGGCGCCCTCGACCGGGCCCTCACCACCGCCGTCCCGGCCGGAGCGCGGGTCACGCTGACCATCCTCTCGGCCGAGACCGGCTGGGCGGCACCGCCGACGGCGGGCTGGCTGGCCGACGCCCTCGAGGGGGCGTCGACCGCCTCGTTCGGCGCCCCGGCCGGCAGCGTCGGGGTCGGCGGCAGCATCCCGTTCATGGCCATGCTGGGCGAGCGGTTCCCCGACGCCCAGTTCGTCATCACCGGGGTGCTCGTGCCGGGCTCCAACGCCCACGGCCCCAACGAGTCCCTGCACATCCCCACCGGCAAGAGGGTCACCGCCGCGGTGGCGACGGTCCTGGCCGCGCACGCGGGCCGCTGA
- a CDS encoding aldo/keto reductase, which yields MSDSPDATLSGTFLIGGEVPVHRLGFGAMRITGEGIWGPPADRAEAVAVVRRAVELGTTLIDTADSYGPDVSEEIIGEALSPYPDDVIVATKAGLTRSGPNEWSPNGHPDHIRQACEGSLRRLGLEAIPLYQLHRIDPEVPVEDSLGTILELQAEGKVRHIGVSEVTVDELHQCQALTPIATVQNRYNLVDREWEDVLDVCTAEGIGFIPWFPLAMGDLAKEHSALVDAAERLGAAPSQVALAWLLGHSPVVLPIPGTGSVAHLEENIAAAGLELTDDERAALDAAA from the coding sequence ATGTCCGACTCCCCCGACGCGACCCTCTCCGGCACCTTCCTGATCGGCGGCGAGGTGCCCGTCCACCGTCTCGGCTTCGGCGCCATGCGCATCACCGGCGAGGGCATCTGGGGCCCGCCGGCCGACCGGGCCGAGGCCGTCGCCGTCGTCCGCCGGGCCGTCGAGCTGGGCACCACCCTGATCGACACCGCCGACTCCTACGGCCCCGACGTGAGCGAGGAGATCATCGGCGAGGCGCTCAGCCCGTACCCCGACGACGTCATCGTCGCCACCAAGGCCGGGCTCACCCGCTCGGGCCCGAACGAGTGGTCCCCCAACGGCCACCCCGACCACATCCGCCAGGCGTGCGAGGGCAGCCTGCGCCGGCTTGGGCTCGAGGCGATCCCGCTCTACCAGCTGCACCGCATCGACCCCGAGGTGCCGGTCGAGGACAGCCTCGGCACCATCCTCGAGCTCCAGGCCGAGGGCAAGGTGCGCCACATCGGCGTGTCCGAGGTGACCGTGGACGAGCTCCACCAGTGCCAGGCCCTCACCCCCATCGCCACGGTGCAGAACCGCTACAACCTCGTCGATCGGGAGTGGGAGGACGTGCTCGACGTCTGCACCGCCGAGGGCATCGGGTTCATCCCCTGGTTCCCCCTGGCCATGGGCGACCTGGCCAAGGAGCACAGCGCGCTGGTGGATGCCGCCGAGCGCCTCGGCGCCGCGCCCAGCCAGGTGGCCCTGGCCTGGCTGCTGGGCCACTCCCCCGTGGTCCTGCCCATCCCCGGCACCGGCAGCGTGGCCCACCTCGAGGAGAACATCGCCGCCGCCGGGCTCGAGCTCACCGACGACGAGCGCGCCGCCCTCGACGCCGCCGCCTGA
- a CDS encoding aldo/keto reductase, with the protein MTSLDASASGTFSIGGDLPVHRLGFGAMRLRRSSEDPPTEEREAAYAVLRRAVELGVTLIDTAPLYGASEDLIGEAFPAYPDGVHVATKVGIVHAGGAFVHRGRPDQIREDCERSRRRLHLDVIPLSQLHDVDPEVPIEESVGGLAELQREGKVRHVGLSNVDVDQLRRAQAVATIASVQNRFSLAQRASTDVLDVCTGEGIAFLPWQPLAHDGLTAAGDRALAAAAARLGATPRQVALAWLLGRSPVVCPIPGTGDAAHLEENVAAAALELTAEERAALDDAA; encoded by the coding sequence GTGACCAGCCTCGACGCCTCCGCCTCCGGCACCTTCTCGATCGGCGGAGACCTGCCCGTCCACCGCCTGGGCTTCGGCGCCATGCGGCTCCGGCGATCGTCCGAGGACCCGCCGACCGAGGAGCGGGAGGCGGCCTACGCCGTGCTGCGCCGGGCGGTCGAGCTCGGCGTCACGCTCATCGACACCGCCCCGCTCTACGGCGCCAGCGAGGACCTCATCGGCGAGGCCTTCCCGGCCTACCCCGACGGCGTCCACGTCGCCACCAAGGTCGGCATCGTGCACGCCGGCGGCGCCTTCGTGCACCGGGGCCGGCCCGACCAGATCCGGGAGGACTGCGAGCGCAGCCGGCGCCGGCTCCACCTGGACGTGATCCCGCTGTCGCAGCTCCACGACGTGGATCCGGAGGTGCCGATCGAGGAGTCGGTCGGGGGCCTGGCCGAGCTCCAGCGCGAGGGCAAGGTCCGCCACGTGGGCCTGTCGAACGTCGACGTCGACCAGCTCCGCCGGGCCCAGGCCGTGGCCACCATCGCCAGCGTGCAGAACCGCTTCAGCCTGGCCCAGCGGGCCTCGACCGACGTGCTCGACGTGTGCACCGGCGAGGGCATCGCCTTCCTGCCCTGGCAGCCCCTCGCCCACGACGGCCTCACCGCCGCCGGCGACCGGGCCCTGGCCGCGGCGGCGGCACGCCTCGGCGCCACGCCCCGCCAGGTCGCCCTGGCCTGGCTGCTCGGCCGGTCCCCCGTCGTGTGCCCCATCCCCGGCACCGGCGACGCCGCCCACCTCGAGGAGAACGTCGCCGCCGCCGCCCTCGAGCTGACCGCCGAGGAGCGCGCCGCGCTCGACGACGCCGCGTGA